In Musa acuminata AAA Group cultivar baxijiao chromosome BXJ2-8, Cavendish_Baxijiao_AAA, whole genome shotgun sequence, one genomic interval encodes:
- the LOC135619552 gene encoding agmatine coumaroyltransferase-2-like produces the protein MPEDGKSMKVRVERSKIVKPLHKGEPTSTCLHVPLSVFDKITYDTHMAVIYAFRPPTPSNTDIEKGLATVLSEYREWAGRLGEDARGEPVVLLNDAGAQVFQASSDAPLDVAGLLKPSPALLTLHPGIQGVEELVQVQLTRFACGSLVVGFTAHHLVADGHAASKFLVAWGAATRGLPIHPIPFRSRSALFVPREPPRVEFQHRGAEFTTKKMFNAKDDPLKDDIVVHKAHFTKPFLTALKTKASLGSKRQYSTFESLVAHLWRVISKARGLDERTTSDVRISVDGRRRLSPPVPDEYLGNLVLWAFPRTQVGELINSPLQYAAALIHEGIERVDDRYFRSFIDFAKSAAVEAEGLVTTADMNEWVVSPNLEVHSWLRFPFYDVNFGGGTPFCFMPTYSPVEGMLVLLPSTVGDGSIEVYVPLFNHNLATFKHLCCLLD, from the coding sequence ATGCCGGAAGATGGTAAAAGCATGAAGGTGAGAGTGGAGAGGTCAAAGATCGTCAAGCCTTTACACAAAGGTGAGCCGACTTCCACCTGTCTTCATGTTCCCTTGAGCGTCTTCGACAAGATCACCTACGACACCCACATGGCCGTCATCTACGCCTTCCGGCCGCCCACCCCCTCGAACACCGACATCGAGAAGGGGCTGGCCACTGTGCTCTCCGAGTACCGGGAGTGGGCGGGGCGGCTCGGGGAGGACGCCCGAGGCGAACCTGTGGTCCTCCTTAACGACGCCGGTGCGCAGGTCTTCCAGGCGTCGTCGGACGCGCCGCTCGACGTGGCCGGTCTTCTTAAGCCCTCGCCGGCTCTGCTGACCCTGCATCCGGGGATACAGGGGGTGGAGGAGCTGGTGCAGGTGCAGCTCACGAGGTTCGCCTGCGGAAGCCTAGTCGTGGGATTCACGGCGCACCACCTGGTGGCCGACGGCCACGCCGCCAGCAAATTCCTGGTCGCGTGGGGCGCCGCGACACGGGGCCTTCCTATCCACCCCATCCCCTTTCGCAGCCGCTCCGCCTTGTTCGTCCCTCGCGAACCACCTCGCGTCGAGTTCCAGCACCGGGGAGCGGAGTTCACCACCAAGAAGATGTTCAACGCCAAGGACGACCCCCTAAAGGACGACATCGTCGTCCACAAGGCGCACTTCACCAAGCCCTTCCTGACCGCTCTCAAGACCAAGGCTTCGCTGGGGAGCAAGAGGCAGTACAGCACGTTCGAGAGCTTGGTAGCCCACTTATGGAGGGTCATCAGCAAGGCTCGCGGACTCGACGAGCGCACCACCAGCGACGTCCGCATCTCCGTCGACGGCCGCAGGAGGCTGAGCCCCCCGGTCCCGGACGAGTACTTGGGCAACCTGGTGCTGTGGGCGTTCCCTCGCACGCAGGTGGGGGAGCTCATCAACAGCCCATTACAGTACGCGGCGGCGCTCATTCACGAAGGCATCGAGAGGGTGGACGACCGGTACTTCAGGTCGTTCATCGACTTCGCGAAAtcggcggcggtggaggcggaGGGTCTGGTGACGACGGCGGACATGAACGAGTGGGTGGTCAGCCCCAACTTGGAGGTGCACAGTTGGTTGAGATTTCCCTTCTATGACGTGAACTTTGGCGGTGGGACTCCTTTCTGCTTCATGCCGACCTACTCACCAGTGGAGGGGATGCTGGTCCTGCTTCCATCCACGGTTGGAGATGGAAGCATCGAAGTTTACGTGCCTCTCTTCAACCACAACTTGGCCACCTTCAAGCACCTCTGTTGTTTACTCGACTAA
- the LOC135618442 gene encoding probable glycosyltransferase At5g03795, which yields MEKLFKVYVYEEGEPPLFHDGPCRSIYSSEGRFINSMEMDSRYRTRNPDLAHVFFLPFSVAKMVKFIYKPESFDISPIKKTIADYIDVVAERYPYWNRSLGADHFMLSCHDWGPHSSKAVPNLYGNSIRVLCNANTSEGFDPSKDVSLPEINIKTDVMADMMGGPSASHRPILAFFAGGDHGPVRPLLLEAWKDKDPDVQVHEYLPKGVSYYDKMRKSKYCLCPSGYEVASPRIVEAIYLGCVPVTINDHYVLPFSDVLDWKAFSVQVSVEDIPNIKKILMGISPTQYIRLQRRGAMVQRHFVVNSPPRRFDVFHMILHSIWLRRLNIRMHRPQVSD from the exons ATGGAGAAGCTGTTCAAGGTGTACGTGTATGAAGAAGGTGAGCCGCCACTCTTCCATGATGGCCCCTGCAGGAGCATATACTCTTCGGAGGGAAGGTTCATCAACAGCATGGAAATGGACTCCCGGTATCGGACTAGGAACCCTGATCTTGCTCATGTCTTCTTTCTGCCGTTCAGCGTCGCCAAGATGGTTAAATTCATATACAAGCCCGAGTCCTTCGATATCTCCCCGATCAAAAAGACCATTGCTGATTACATCGATGTCGTCGCCGAAAGATATCCTTACTGGAACAGGAGCCTGGGTGCAGATCATTTCATGCTTTCCTGCCATGATTGG GGGCCTCATTCCTCCAAAGCCGTGCCTAATCTTTACGGAAACTCCATTCGAGTCTTGTGCAATGCAAACACGTCCGAAGGCTTCGATCCTTCCAAGGACGTATCGCTGCCAGAGATCAACATCAAGACCGACGTCATGGCCGACATGATGGGAGGGCCATCCGCCTCGCACCGCCCCATCCTCGCGTTCTTCGCCGGTGGAGATCATGGCCCTGTCCGGCCGCTGCTTCTGGAGGCGTGGAAGGACAAAGACCCCGACGTCCAAGTCCACGAGTACCTCCCCAAGGGAGTGTCCTACTACGACAAGATGAGGAAGAGCAAGTACTGCTTGTGCCCGAGCGGGTACGAGGTGGCGAGCCCGAGAATCGTGGAGGCCATCTACCTCGGCTGTGTGCCGGTCACCATCAACGACCACTACGTGCTGCCGTTCAGTGATGTTCTCGACTGGAAGGCCTTCTCGGTGCAGGTCTCGGTGGAGGACATCCCAAACATCAAGAAGATCCTGATGGGCATCTCTCCGACGCAGTACATCAGGTTGCAGAGGAGAGGGGCGATGGTGCAGAGGCATTTCGTGGTGAACAGCCCTCCCAGGAGGTTTGACGTGTTCCATATGATCCTTCACTCCATATGGCTTCGAAGGCTCAACATCCGCATGCATCGTCCCCAGGTCTCTGATTGA